The proteins below are encoded in one region of Oncorhynchus masou masou isolate Uvic2021 chromosome 15, UVic_Omas_1.1, whole genome shotgun sequence:
- the LOC135556164 gene encoding leucine-rich repeat-containing protein 19-like: MGSWGPGLCVVLCFWGTVSWNTLHGHIVGPCTVNTGTASFNCSWRKLAHIPTEIWNNATALDLSHNHLNLTNPQHLRQLQRLDQLVNLNLSGNYLPLLEKGHFCSLPFLQILDLSGCQLTSMDAGALQGLPRLGKLFLGHNILQAPLSVSAQTISFLDLNGNQELDQGSDDTSTGIRRPFHRKLLTEVIEHPSPTPANSMTTTNGSEDGGQSRFSKSWQYLVAVLVTAISLSLLIAVLAKCQLVRRYLASYRHTRLIEGDTASQCDPNSLEVGFSMHNHGGQARSPHPAAVPQGEMYMEDEEDDDDGFIEDNYIQASERERAKRALELQEEEEDDMVFSIG; the protein is encoded by the exons ATGGGGTCCTGGGGCCCCGGTCtgtgtgtggttttgtgtttCTGGGGAACAGTTAGTTGGAACACACTTCACGGTCACATTGTTGGCCCATGTACTGTCAATACTGGCACG GCATCATTTAACTGCAGTTGGAGGAAACTGGCCCATATTCCAACAGAGATATGGAACAATGCAACCGCACTGGACCTCTCTCATAACCACCTGAACCTTACTAACCCTCAACACCTCAGACAACTACAGAGGTTGGATCAGCTGGTTAACCTAAATCTCTCAGGAAACTACCTCCCTCTGCTGGAGAAAGGCCACTTCTGCAGCCTGCCCTTCCTGCAGATACTAGACCTCAGTGGTTGCCAACTGACCTCCATGGATGCTGGAGCTCTGCAGGGTTTACCCAGGTTAGGGAAACTGTTTCTGGGGCACAACATACTGCAAGCCCCCCTGTCTGTTTCTGCTCAAACTATATCCTTCCTGGATCTCAATGGGAACCAAGAGCTTGACCAGGGCTCTGATGATACGTCGACAGGAATTAGAAGACCATTCCATAGGAAACTGTTAACAGAGGTCATTGAACATCCCAGCCCAACTCCAGCTAACTCAATGACTACAACTAATG GCAGTGAGGATGGTGGTCAGAGCCGTTTCTCCAAAAGCTGGCAGTACCTGGTAGCAGTACTGGTGACGGccatctccctttccctcctcatCGCTGTACTGGCCAAATGCCAACTGGTCCGCCGCTACCTGGCCAGTTACCGTCACACCCGGCTGATCGAGGGGGACACAGCCAGCCAGTGTGACCCCAACAGCCTGGAGGTAGGCTTCTCCATGCACAACCATGGGGGACAGGCACGGAGCCCCCACCCTGCTGCTGTCCCCCAGGGAGAGATGTacatggaggatgaggaggatgatgatgatggcttCATAGAGGATAACTACATACAAgccagcgagagggagagggctaAGAGGGCACTGGaactgcaggaggaggaggaggatgacatGGTATTTTCCATTGGCTAG